From the genome of Uranotaenia lowii strain MFRU-FL chromosome 1, ASM2978415v1, whole genome shotgun sequence, one region includes:
- the LOC129753011 gene encoding centriolar coiled-coil protein of 110 kDa: MASSFVSVFKINGVPILPPVITLEVKNELVQYRQKAIEIEQRIRESKNIEVKKVVSSDFDTPNVTASLTRSQSFTLEAPSPGLVNLPDSTIHHLPELSSPKSLQQDPREQTSPLGRLIRSNSFTLDNPSPLLIKHLQNENLYLEQNCGVDKNHVKRLDFSVDEKSTKNKKSDTKCNGKPKWVATKKVSPKPVSPLRKQKSPYGSFSVTPKPWLAARIRQKTPSKKEPSTVKPGFSTKSENNPMSPSVDDCHKRIQAMQTEHENRMKDLLKRQEEEQRQLQESFRRQQEELMQMLPTPDVDQIHTSTPLLTSPNESLVGTDNAQNILSFRKLNISSKDFVNRSESQSSISHLSSSQTLFIPSDSSRTSADFDESTELYKTCNNYSSDNKTNEEVHENYNFKSIRNYLESINSNVEDKDLKKLSHLETTQRNYDQKSCPLNNAATIINAHVRGYLTRRLFQTDRVQKIVQVIRDTLLFILDMHHERAISRQHIHSPADVQLKRTLLHQLSSACYQLHDIFFETSTVERMEIIRKDREFLKRRLIDRPRTGGSASSIKSQRTAHIVGYGKPTILRKLQTCALYSVNIEGKASEEPSNEDEINSTDVVKSTKDASFSLITPSSKISAKSSPYSPVSSINRSKKASTKSLNISANWQSKSEIVRPKTSDPQLTGVPYRKPVWDQRHF, translated from the exons ATGGCCTCTAGTTTTGTCTCAGTGTTCAAAATCAACGGCGTCCCCATCTTGCCACCCGTG ATAACATTAGAAGTAAAAAATGAGCTTGTTCAGTATCGCCAAAAAGCTATTGAAATTGAACAAAGAATCCGAgaatccaaaaatattgaagtCAAAAAAGtggtttcatccgattttgatACTCCGAACGTAACAGCTTCTTTAACAAGAAGTCAGTCATTTACATTAGAAGCTCCAAGTCCAGGTTTGGTTAATCTTCCCGATTCAACAATACATCATCTACCGGAGCTCTCAAGCCCCAAATCCCTCCAACAAGATCCAAGAGAACAAACTTCGCCGCTAGGGCGTCTTATAAGATCTAATTCATTTACTCTAGATAATCCAAGCCCACTTCTTATAAAACAtctacaaaatgaaaatttataccTTGAACAAAATTGTGGCGTTGACAAAAATCATGTCAAAAGACTGGACTTCAGTGTTGATGAAAAATCGactaagaataaaaaatcagataccAAATGCAATGGAAAACCAAAATGGGTCGCCACGAAAAAGGTTTCTCCGAAACCTGTGTCTCCATTGAGAAAGCAAAAAAGTCCTTATGGGTCGTTCTCTGTTACGCCCAAACCATGGTTAGCGGCCAGGATTAGACAGAAAACGCCATCCAAAAAGGAACCTTCG ACTGTTAAGCCAGGCTTTTCAACTAAATCCGAAAACAACCCTATGTCGCCTAGCGTAGATGATTGCCATAAGCGGATCCAAGCAATGCAAACAGAACATGAAAATCGTATGAAGGACCTATTGAAACGCCAGGAGGAAGAACAGCGACAACTACAGGAAAGTTTCCGTCGCCAGCAAGAAGAACTGATGCAAATGCTGCCTACGCCGGACGTAGACCAGATCCATACCTCTACTCCACTGCTAACCAGTCCCAATGAGTCTCTTGTGGGTACTGACAATGCACAAAATATACTTTCATTCAGGAAACTCAATATAAGCTCCAAAGATTTTGTCAATCGCAGCGAATCCCAATCTAGCATATCGCATTTATCATCAAGTCAAACTCTTTTTATTCCATCCGACAGCAGTCGAACGAGTGCTGATTTCGATGAATCAACCGAATTATACAAAACTTGTAATAATTACAGTTCTGACAACAAAACCAACGAAGAAGttcatgaaaattataattttaaaagcatTCGTAACTATCTAGAATCTATTAACTCAAATGTAGAAGACAAAGATCTCAAGAAACTTTCTCATTTGGAGACAACTCAAAGAAACTATGACCAGAAAAGTTGTCCATTGAATAACGCAGCTACCATAATTAACGCGCACGTACGAGGTTACCTAACACGGCGACTTTTTCAGACGGATCGTGTACAAAAAATCGTACAAGTTATCCGTGATACGCTTCTTTTCATATTGGACATGCACCATGAGAGGGCTATCTCAAGGCAGCATATTCATAGCCCAGCCGATGTTCAGCTAAAGCGAACTCTCCTACATCAACTGTCATCCGCTTGCTATCAGCTTCatgacatatttttcgaaacttCCACGGTAGAACGTATGGAAATTATTCGGAAGGATCGAGAGTTTCTGAAGCGTAGACTGATAGATCGTCCTCGCACTGGTGGTTCCGCAAGTTCCATCAAATCCCAGCGTACTGCCCACATAGTAGGATACGGCAAGCCAACAATTCTGCGAAAACTACAAACGTGTGCCTT GTACTCCGTAAATATAGAAGGGAAAGCTTCTGAGGAGCCGTCCAACGAAGATGAGATTAACTCTACGGACGTGGTTAAAAGTACCAAGGATGCCAGTTTTTCATTGATCACACCATCGTCAAAAATATCAGCTAAGAGTTCTCCATATTCGCCGGTCTCATCCATAAACCGTTCAAAAAAAGCGTCGAccaaatctctcaatatctctgCTAATTGGCAGAGCAAATCGGAAATAGTTCGCCCTAAAACGTCTGACCCCCAACTCACCGGAGTGCCTTATCGTAAACCTGTATGGGATCAACGTCACTTTTAA
- the LOC129753018 gene encoding trichohyalin-like, which produces MIKELYQTVEPQQPSFAPTAASSSRLHCRSGAFRGPKAAMLTASKWNQLLSTASDGSKTRPQTAVGPGGKSLAQKEAEFKQYLKKESQEMTRKWDNTVQNIRQKKEAERLKRQQNRVEEDQKHYLELKAADEIKRNELIRKAEEMIQKEKEGPRVLESAAKFCEVLKAREHQRHFRSEQQAVQESRRRQSDQQDIAQANRWLKLYAERQIEDRKRFDNYKKELKVKIELDREELKKQRNHLIEQERRQHQALEEDTKRQVEKEKNMLERDKEIRRQHALEAMRMAQEREERLKREACIEETLNNIYNDGQKAIADKLKQIHINKHKFRDNSHMLKAEIEKNKCLMDETEKNRQDAIRSKEIEADKRERERIEAERKMKAARIQAHIQEIEWKKLQETEQAILDRKEMADRIKNVEVTYDFDSRKVTNHTKKAHVQRKLLLDQMDERIDREKQEADTRAELEYMRNSAEKENRHFLQYADELVNEAQSKGRPVLPLLKTVNNYKREHYFDFKEKNFVPRHLVSRVPINNNGVQQTQCEPYIPDPAIIEMTLAMPPIRMRYNPEQLKNMNPYKQNHQN; this is translated from the exons atGATCAAAGAACTGTATCAAACAGTGGAACCACAACAGCCCAGTTTCGCTCCGACTGCTGCATCATCGTCCCGGCTGCATTGTCGCAGCGGTGCATTCCGTGGTCCCAAGGCAGCTATGCTGACggccagcaaatggaaccagctGTTAAGCACAGCTAGCGACGGTTCGAAAACTCGCCCTCAAACTGCCGTTGGTCCTGGTGGAAAATCGCTCGCTCAGAAAGAAGCAGAATTCAAGCAATACCTTAAGAAAGAATCTCAAGAAATGACCAGAAAGTGGGACAACACTGTGCAAAATATACGTCAAAAGAAGGAGGCCGAACGCCTCAAGCGCCAACAAAATCGCGTGGAAGAAG ACCAAAAACATTACTTAGAGTTGAAGGCAGCTGACGAGATTAAGCGCAATGAACTGATTAGAAAGGCCGAAGAGATGATACAAAAAGAAAAGGAAGGACCAAGGGTCCTCGAAAGTGCAGCTAAATTTTGCGAGGTATTGAAAGCACGCGAGCATCAACGTCATTTCCGATCGGAGCAACAGGCGGTCCAGGAAAGTCGTCGTCGACAGTCAGATCAGCAGGACATTGCCCAAGCTAACCGTTGGTTGAAATTGTACGCCGAACGTCAAATTGAAGACCGCAAGCGATTTGATAACTACAAGAAAGAGTTGAAGGTCAAAATCGAACTCGATCGCGAAGAATTGAAAAAGCAGCGTAATCATCTCATCGAACAAGAGCGTAGGCAGCATCAGGCTTTAGAAGAGGATACAAAGCGTCAGGTAGAGAAGGAGAAGAACATGCTAGAACGTGATAAGGAAATAAGGCGACAACATGCTTTGGAAGCAATGAGAATGGCTCAAGAACGAGAAGAACGTTTGAAACGCGAGGCCTGCATCGAGGAAACATTAAACAATATTTACAACGACGGACAGAAGGCTATTGCAGACAAGCTGAAGCAAATACATATCAATAAGCATAAATTCCGAGATAACTCACACATGTTGAAagctgaaatagaaaaaaataaatgtttaatggATGAAACTGAGAAAAATCGACAAGATGCAATACGTAGCAAAGAGATAGAAGCCGACAAACGAGAAAGGGAGAGAATTGAGGCAGAAAGGAAGATGAAAGCCGCTCGTATCCAGGCACATATCCAGGAAATAGAGTGGAAGAAACTTCAAGAGACCGAACAGGCAATTCTGGACCGGAAAGAAATGGCAGATCGTATCAAAAACGTCGAAGTTACTTACGATTTCGATAGCCGAAAGGTCACAAATCATACTAAAAAAGCTCATGTTCAGCGCAAGCTTCTGTTGGATCAAATGGACGAAAGAATCGACAGAGAAAAACAGGAAGCTGATACACGTGCTGAACTCGAGTACATGCGAAACAGTGCGGAGAAGGAAAATCGGCACTTTTTGCAGTATGCAGATGAGCTTGTTAATGAGGCGCAATCTAAAGGTCGCCCTGTATTACCTTTATTGAAAACCGTTAATAATTACAAACGTGAACATTATTTCgattttaaagagaaaaactTTGTACCAAGACATTTGGTGTCTCGTGTTCCTATTAACAACAACGGAGTTCAACAAACTCAATGTGAGCCATATATACCGGATCCAGCTATTATAGAAATGACCTTGGCGATGCCTCCAATCCGAATGCGCTACAATCCAGAGCAGTTGAAGAATATGAATCCATACAAACAAAACCACCAGAACTAG
- the LOC129737580 gene encoding uncharacterized protein LOC129737580 encodes MREVSLMRMKEDEMERKLLKHELKRIQREREELEQQHVQERLVEGSILDGDDFEEDDFREKVDSWQVGDPVEMQQKQGSTVPNAERHKSADWKNSTLRNGESDSTSVDSFVEGYECSSKVHTSPNPTRSQIASRQVYPKTLPKFSGRPQDWPTFISAYEQANRSCGFNHAENLVRLQEALEGRAKDLVRNRLLLPENVPSIIEKLRKRFGNPEVLSTMLTDRVLQLVGPDSENLESVIEFGSAIEEFTQHLKASNLTDHLKNPNLMHRLVNKLPSCYAMQWVEFKRTKRSITLETFGEFMEELVDKALEATFEKVAMEESSKSKRRTAVKGYVHATDAEIQTSSCNCNKNEEFSRQSDAVQSFQSSRTERICSVCKNPGHYGRNCNQLKNQNVEDRWRTVQRLQLCPLCIYDHGNKECSSRRKCGFNQCNKRHHAVLHWEENPGPSYVTASCNNQKQCDQSVLFRMIPITLYNKSIKVDTLALIDEGSSVTLIESGLAGQLEASGEREPLEMSWTNGMSTTEDQSMKLYLEIAGLGMEDRLNLIDARTVKKLDLPKQQLEFTNIASQYTHLHGIDIKGYGMSAPKVLLGINNVHLIAPLDSRVGKPGEPVAIKCKLGWTLYGPRPGVVATVHFIGHHRCNCVECGKSDRNMNAALKEYFQLEDVGITPIRLESKEDRRAREILERTTRRVGERFESGLLWIEDDVEFPESYQMALKRSLSLDKRIARCPEIRENILKQLEEYVTKGYAHIITDQELLETPKEKTWYLPLNFVINPKKPGKVRLVWDAAARANGVSLNDKLLKGPDMTSSLPAVINAFRERPIAFGGDIKEMFHQIRVRREDRQTQRFLFNVNSNDKPTIFVMDVVIFGASCSPCISQFVKNLNAQEHKFTYPAASQAIVHKHFVDDYFDSADTIEEAIQRALEVKKVHAAGGFETRNWVSNSDEVLQMLDVIPCETGDFIQVNKSSEVERVLGIRWDSKGDKFVFSTDMRSDLEPYMLGEAWPTKRIALRCIMSLFDPKQFLAPLLIHGRILMQDVWRSGIGWDDKLSETNYQGWVRWIKLFPLIESVSIPRCYLGQFGSTAYQSVELHVFTDAGEDAYGCVAFFRFVMDTKVHCSFVEAKAKVSPLQHLSIPRKELQSATLGARLAKSISETHSFRINKTILWTDSKAVYSWVRSERRKYKEFVAHRVGQILAVSNPEDWRWVPSKQNAADDLTKWGKTTEICSESRWFRGPDFLYLSEEYWPAQNQTTIDVEEEFRAHILFHHVKLPDGLRVEHISKWNVLVRMVATMYRFISNMKRHAKKQPIEPLFENTTLPVVPLRQEEYLMAENCLWRLAQYDEYIDEVTILTQNQSSPKELHKSIERTSKLYNKSPVLDEFGVIRMEGRTMRAEFSSFDSRYPIILPGKHIVTRKLVENYHQRCGHGSRETVVNEIRQRFCVENLRALVKKVTQDCTWCRMQKAKPCVPRMAALPKQRMAIGAEPFSYVGLDYFGPLEVSVGRRREKRWVALFTCMTTRAVHLEVAYNLTTESCKMAIRRFVKRRRSPIEIFTDNGTNFVGANRELQSQIKKINNLCADTFTSGKTRWTFNPPSAPHMGGVWERMVRSVKEALKIFVDGTRLSDEILLTALIEAEDLINSRPLTYVSTNLNEDPEALTPNHFLKGISAECLPPRNEIENADALRSRYSRAQLLADEMWSRWQREYLPTLNKRSKWYGETRNLNPGDLVFALEDNQRQRGIVVDVLTGKDGRTRTAVVRTSKGTKMRPVAKLAVLEMDSSKPDRDSNSS; translated from the coding sequence ATGCGAGAAGTGAGTTTGATGCGGATGAAGGAGGATGAAATGGAACGTAAGCTTTTGAAGCATGAGTTAAAAAGGATCCAACGTGAAAGAGAGGAGCTGGAACAACAACACGTACAAGAACGGTTGGTTGAAGGTTCGATTCTGGATGGCGATGATTTCGAAGAAGATGATTTTCGCGAGAAGGTGGATAGCTGGCAGGTTGGAGACCCGGTTGAGATGCAACAAAAGCAAGGCTCTACGGTTCCAAATGCAGAACGTCACAAATCGGCGGATTGGAAGAATTCTACATTAAGAAACGGGGAATCGGATTCAACCAGTGTTGACAGTTTTGTAGAAGGATACGAATGCAGTTCAAAAGTTCATACTAGCCCAAATCCGACGCGCTCTCAAATTGCTTCGAGACAAGTTTACCCAAAAACTTTACCAAAATTCTCCGGTCGACCTCAGGACTGGCCAACGTTCATCAGCGCTTACGAACAAGCCAATCGGTCTTGTGGGTTTAATCACGCAGAAAACTTAGTGAGGCTACAGGAAGCATTAGAGGGTCGAGCAAAGGATCTAGTGAGGAATAGGCTGTTACTTCCCGAAAACGTCCCAAGTATTATCGAGAAGCTCCGCAAGAGGTTCGGTAATCCGGAGGTTTTATCGACAATGCTGACAGATCGTGTATTGCAACTCGTTGGGCCTGATTCAGAGAACTTGGAATCAGTTATTGAATTTGGAAGTGCAATTGAAGAGTTCACGCAACACCTAAAAGCATCGAACCTGActgatcatttgaaaaatccaaatttgatgCATCGATTAGTTAACAAATTGCCTTCCTGTTATGCAATGCAGTGGGTGGAATTTAAGCGAACTAAAAGATCGATAACTCTTGAGACATTTGGCGAATTTATGGAGGAGCTCGTGGACAAAGCATTGGAGGCAACGTTCGAAAAGGTCGCCATGGAAGAATCATCAAAATCGAAACGTCGAACTGCTGTGAAAGGATATGTTCATGCGACTGATGCTGAAATTCAAACATCTAGCTGCAActgcaataaaaatgaagagttCTCGAGACAATCTGATGCTGTTCAAAGTTTCCAGtcgagccgaacagaaagaatctgTTCTGTTTGCAAAAATCCaggacattatggcagaaactgTAATCAACTAAAAAACCAGAATGTTGAAGATAGATGGAGAACAGTACAACGGCTGCAATTGTGTCCACTATGCATATACGACCACGGAAACAAAGAATGTTCGTCGAGACGAAAATGTGGTTTCAACCAGTGCAACAAAAGGCATCATGCAGTGCTTCATTGGGAAGAGAATCCAGGTCCATCATACGTCACCGCAAGCTGTAACAATCAGAAGCAATGTGATCAATCGGTTTTGTTTCGGATGATACCTATCACGCTGTACAACAAGTCTATTAAGGTTGATACTTTGGCTCTTATCGACGAGGGTTCATCGGTTACACTGATCGAAAGTGGACTAGCAGGACAATTAGAGGCGTCTGGTGAACGAGAACCGTTAGAAATGAGCTGGACGAATGGGATGAGTACGACAGAGGATCAGTCAATGAAATTGTATCTAGAAATTGCAGGATTAGGAATGGAAGACCGTTTGAATTTGATCGATGCAAGGACGGTCAAAAAACTTGACCTACCGAAACAGCAGCTGGAATTTACGAACATCGCTTCTCAATATACACATTTACATGGTATCGATATAAAGGGATACGGAATGAGCGCACCGAAAGTACTTCTTGGAATCAACAACGTACATTTAATAGCTCCTTTAGATTCGAGAGTCGGAAAACCAGGTGAACCGGTTGCGATCAAGTGTAAGCTTGGATGGACGCTCTACGGTCCACGTCCAGGAGTAGTAGCTACTGTACATTTTATTGGGCATCACCGATGCAATTGTGTCGAATGTGGCAAGTCAGACCGTAATATGAACGCCGCgttgaaagaatattttcagCTCGAAGACGTTGGAATCACACCCATTAGACTCGAATCGAAGGAAGATCGTCGAGCTCGGGAAATTCTCGAAAGGACCACCAGACGTGTAGGAGAAAGATTTGAATCGGGGTTGCTGTGGATCGAAGACGACGTCGAGTTTCCCGAAAGTTATCAAATGGCGCTGAAACGGTCACTTAGCTTGGATAAACGCATTGCACGATGTCCAGAGATTCGagaaaacattttgaaacaaCTTGAAGAATACGTCACGAAGGGTTATGCCCATATTATCACGGATCAAGAATTATTAGAAACGCCAAAGGAGAAAACGTGGTATTTACCTTTGAATTTCGTTATTAACCCAAAAAAACCGGGGAAAGTCAGGCTCGTGTGGGATGCCGCTGCCAGGGCGAATGGTGTTTCCCTAAACGACAAGCTGCTCAAAGGTCCAGACATGACATCATCGTTGCCAGCGGTGATAAATGCATTTAGGGAACGACCGATTGCCTTTGGAGGAGATATCAAGGAAATGTTTCACCAAATAAGAGTACGCCGTGAAGATCGCCAAACACAACGCTTCCTTTTTAATGTAAATTCTAACGACAAACCTACGATATTCGTGATGGATGTGGTTATATTTGGAGCTAGTTGTTCACCGTGCATTTCACAATTTGTGAAAAATCTTAACGCCCAGGAACATAAGTTTACGTACCCAGCAGCTTCACAAGCTATAGTACATAAACATTTTGTCGACGATTACTTCGACAGTGCCGATACTATAGAGGAAGCAATCCAGCGAGCGTTGGAGGTGAAGAAAGTCCATGCTGCCGGTGGATTTGAAACTCGAAACTGGGTCAGCAATTCGGATGAGGTGCTGCAAATGCTTGATGTCATACCATGCGAGACAGGGGATTTCATTCAAGTCAATAAGAGTTCTGAAGTTGAACGGGTTCTAGGTATACGCTGGGATTCAAAAGGAGATAAATTTGTATTCTCGACGGATATGCGGTCAGATCTAGAACCTTATATGCTTGGAGAAGCATGGCCAACGAAGCGAATTGCTTTACGATGTATAATGAGCTTATTTGACCCAAAGCAGTTTCTAGCGCCATTGCTCATTCATGGTCGCATACTGATGCAAGACGTCTGGCGAAGCGGGATTGGTTGGGACGATAAACTCTCAGAAACAAACTACCAAGGTTGGGTACGATGGATCAAACTTTTCCCATTGATTGAGTCGGTGTCTATACCACGCTGCTATCTTGGACAGTTTGGTTCAACAGCCTACCAGTCAGTTGAACTCCACGTATTTACTGATGCCGGAGAAGATGCATATGGATGTGTAGCGTTTTTTAGATTTGTTATGGACACGAAAGTTCACTGTTCGTTTGTTGAGGCCAAGGCAAAGGTGTCGCCGTTACAACATCTCTCAATTCCTCGAAAGGAATTGCAGTCAGCGACCTTAGGAGCACGACTAGCAAAGTCTATAAGCGAAACACATTCGTTTAGGATCAACAAGACAATATTGTGGACTGACTCAAAGGCCGTTTACTCTTGGGTTAGATCAGAACGAAGAAAGTATAAGGAGTTTGTAGCACATCGTGTTGGCCAAATACTGGCTGTCTCGAACCCAGAAGACTGGCGCTGGGTTCCTTCTAAACAGAATGCTGCGGATGACCTTACGAAATGGGGCAAAACAACCGAGATTTGTTCAGAAAGCCGTTGGTTTCGGGGTCCAGATTTTCTGTATTTGTCAGAGGAATATTGGCCGgcacaaaatcaaacaacaatAGACGTCGAAGAGGAGTTTCGAGCTCACATATTATTCCATCATGTGAAGCTACCCGATGGTCTTAGAGTAGAGCACATTTCAAAATGGAATGTCTTAGTCAGGATGGTAGCCACTATGTATCGATTTATCTCAAACATGAAACGTCATGCGAAAAAACAACCGATTGAACCACTTTTTGAAAATACTACTTTACCAGTAGTACCACTTCGCCAGGAGGAATATTTGATGGCGGAAAACTGTCTTTGGCGTCTAGCACAATATGACGAGTATATCGATGAAGTTACCATACTTACTCAAAACCAATCATCACCGAAGGAGCTACACAAATCAATAGAAAGGACCAGCAAACTCTACAACAAATCACCTGTGTTGGACGAATTTGGCGTTATACGGATGGAGGGAAGAACCATGAGAGCAGAATTCAGCAGTTTTGATTCTAGATATCCAATAATATTGCCTGGAAAACACATTGTAACTCGAAAACTAGTAGAAAACTATCATCAACGTTGCGGACACGGTAGTCGAGAAACCGTGGTCAACGAGATCAGACAACGATTCTGCGTCGAAAACTTACGAGCGTTGGTGAAGAAGGTGACTCAGGATTGTACCTGGTGTAGAATGCAGAAGGCGAAACCATGTGTACCTCGGATGGCAGCCTTACCAAAACAACGCATGGCGATAGGCGCTGAACCATTCTCGTATGTTGGTCTAGATTATTTTGGTCCACTAGAAGTATCAGTAGGAAGGCGTAGAGAAAAGCGATGGGTTGCGTTGTTCACTTGCATGACTACGCGAGCAGTACACCTTGAAGTGGCATACAATTTGACTACAGAATCTTGCAAAATGGCAATTAGGAGGTTCGTGAAAAGGAGGCGGAGTCCCATCGAAATATTTACAGATAATGGGACGAACTTTGTGGGAGCGAACAGAGAATTGCAGAgtcaaattaagaaaattaacaatttgTGTGCTGATACTTTCACTAGTGGTAAAACGCGTTGGACATTCAATCCTCCCTCTGCGCCTCATATGGGTGGCGTGTGGGAGCGAATGGTTCGATCCGTGAAGGAGGCGTTAAAGATATTCGTTGATGGAACGAGATTATCAGATGAAATTCTTCTCACAGCATTGATTGAAGCAGAGGATTTAATAAATTCCAGGCCTCTTACTTATGTTTCAACAAACTTAAACGAAGATCCAGAAGCCCTCACTCCCAATCATTTTTTGAAAGGGATTTCAGCAGAGTGTCTACCTCCAAGGAATGAAATTGAGAATGCGGATGCTTTGCGAAGCAGATACAGTCGTGCACAGTTACTTGCTGATGAAATGTGGAGTCGGTGGCAACGGGAATATCTTCCAACTTTGAATAAACGGTCCAAATGGTATGGCGAAACCCGAAATTTAAACCCTGGAGATTTGGTGTTTGCTTTAGAGGACAATCAAAGACAACGTGGGATTGTGGTGGATGTACTAACTGGCAAGGATGGTAGAACACGGACAGCGGTGGTACGAACTTCTAAGGGAACCAAAATGAGACCAGTGGCAAAATTGGCAGTATTGGAGATGGATAGTAGTAAACCTGATCGCGATTCCAATAGCTCCTAG